The DNA segment TATATAATTTAAGTGTTTGATTATCTTCAAGATTATTTAATATATAATATAATAGTAATGTACTATCTACTCCACCAGAAAATACAAGTCCAATATCATCAATATTAGCTATTCTATCTTTTACTGATTCATTAAGATATTCATCTAGATATTTTATATAAGTCTCATATTTATGATTTTTATTTGACTCATAATCATATATTAAGTATTTAGGTTCAATATCTTCATAGTTATAAAGAATATGACCTGGTTCAAGAGTTTTTACATCAGTAATTCCAACTTTCCATAATGCTTTTCTTTCAGATGCAAATCCTCTGATAGTATCATTTTCACCATAAAATAATGGTTTTACACCTACAGAATCTCTTGAAAGAGCAATATTTTCACCATCATATATAGCATAAACATAATCTCCATCAATACGTCTATTTGTGTATTGTACTGCTTCTAAAAGATCTTGATTTTTATTATAATAATAATTTAAAACCTGCATTAAAAGGTCACAATCACTTTTTGGAGCTTCACCATCATATAAATTAGATTTTAAAAAGTCTAAAACTTCTTTATAATTATATATTTCTCCATTAAATGATAAAACAAGGTTGTTTAATTTTTTAGGTTGAAGATTTAAAAGATTATCTTCATTATAAAAATTAGAAATAGAAAGTAAATTATGACCAAAACCTACATTATATTCATTATCATCATTAAAAGCATTTATATCAATGTTATTATCAAAAAATGTTGTTTCATCGTTTTCTAGATACACTCCATGTGCATCTGTACCTCTTCTTTCAATAATCTTCATCATTGAAAGAATATCATTTCCTTTAAATTTACCATACAATCCTAATATTCCACACATATTAT comes from the Methanobrevibacter wolinii SH genome and includes:
- a CDS encoding asparagine synthase-related protein is translated as MCGILGLYGKFKGNDILSMMKIIERRGTDAHGVYLENDETTFFDNNIDINAFNDDNEYNVGFGHNLLSISNFYNEDNLLNLQPKKLNNLVLSFNGEIYNYKEVLDFLKSNLYDGEAPKSDCDLLMQVLNYYYNKNQDLLEAVQYTNRRIDGDYVYAIYDGENIALSRDSVGVKPLFYGENDTIRGFASERKALWKVGITDVKTLEPGHILYNYEDIEPKYLIYDYESNKNHKYETYIKYLDEYLNESVKDRIANIDDIGLVFSGGVDSTLLLYYILNNLEDNQTLKLYTVGNENSQDLKYARRIAEDLNLPLRETVINEDVVREFLDDTLLAIEEPNLMKLGVGMTTYIATHMVHEDGIKVALSGQGADELFAGYKRYLDTYEEGYKDVDGLFYKRFRAVEHELRQDIAHIHDVNLERDDATSMANTVELRVPYLSDKIIKWVLNIPAKYKINGSADNIRKNILRELAVKKGVPEDVAYRKKKAAQYGSGIDKFLRRKIFRNTNLNKYFEELVDSYVYN